Proteins co-encoded in one Bacteroidales bacterium genomic window:
- the cysD gene encoding sulfate adenylyltransferase subunit CysD gives MNGYNLTNLQELEAEAIHVIREVAAEFENPVMLYSIGKDSSVMVRLAEKAFYPGKVPFPLMHIDSKWKFREMVEFRDNYAKEKGWDLIVHYNKEGFESGVGPFTHGSKVHTDIMKTQALLEGLTRYGFDAAFGGARRDEEKSRAKERIFSFRDRFHQWDPKNQRPELWNIYNARVHKGESIRVFPLSNWTELDIWQYIRLENIPIVPLYFAKERPIVEYNGAMILVDDDRMPPELAETTVMKKVRFRTLGCYPLTGAIESEADTIEKIVEEMMTATKSERTTRVIDFDQDGSMEQKKREGYF, from the coding sequence ATGAATGGATACAATCTGACCAACCTGCAGGAACTCGAAGCCGAAGCCATACACGTCATCCGCGAGGTGGCAGCCGAATTTGAAAACCCGGTAATGCTTTACTCCATCGGGAAAGACTCCTCCGTGATGGTGCGTCTCGCCGAAAAAGCTTTCTACCCCGGAAAAGTGCCCTTCCCCCTGATGCACATCGATTCCAAATGGAAATTCAGGGAAATGGTGGAGTTTCGCGACAACTATGCGAAAGAAAAAGGCTGGGACCTCATCGTACATTACAACAAAGAAGGATTCGAGAGCGGCGTTGGCCCTTTCACGCATGGCAGCAAGGTACATACCGACATCATGAAAACACAGGCACTGCTCGAAGGATTAACCAGATATGGTTTCGATGCTGCTTTTGGCGGCGCCCGGCGCGACGAAGAAAAGTCAAGGGCAAAAGAACGCATCTTTTCCTTCCGCGACCGCTTTCACCAGTGGGACCCGAAAAACCAGCGCCCCGAGCTCTGGAACATCTACAATGCCCGCGTACACAAAGGGGAATCAATCAGGGTCTTTCCGCTTTCCAACTGGACCGAACTCGATATCTGGCAGTATATCCGGCTCGAAAACATCCCGATAGTGCCTCTCTACTTCGCCAAAGAACGTCCCATTGTCGAATATAACGGCGCCATGATCCTTGTTGACGACGATCGTATGCCTCCGGAACTGGCCGAAACAACCGTGATGAAAAAAGTAAGATTCCGCACACTCGGCTGCTACCCCCTCACAGGCGCCATCGAATCCGAAGCCGACACCATCGAAAAAATCGTGGAAGAGATGATGACCGCCACCAAATCTGAACGCACTACCCGTGTCATTGATTTCGACCAGGACGGCAGCATGGAGCAGAAGAAGAGGGAAGGGTATTTTTAA
- the cysC gene encoding adenylyl-sulfate kinase, translating to MEQHNIYPVFDQILTREDKERLLRQRSKVIWFTGLSGSGKTTLGRELELRLNRNGYLTQVLDGDNIRSGINNNLSFTNEDRKENIRRIAEVTKLLINSGVITINAFISPTDEIRQMAMDIIGSDNFIEVYVSTPFEVCEQRDTKGLYKKAREGTITNFTGLDSPFEPPKNADVEVDTSILSISSCIDKILNIVLPKITYWV from the coding sequence ATGGAACAACACAACATTTACCCCGTTTTCGATCAGATCCTCACCCGCGAGGATAAAGAAAGGCTGTTGCGACAGCGATCAAAAGTAATCTGGTTCACCGGGCTTTCAGGTTCAGGAAAAACTACTTTAGGCCGCGAACTGGAGCTCAGGTTGAACAGAAACGGGTATCTTACCCAGGTGCTCGACGGCGACAACATTCGAAGCGGCATCAACAACAACCTGAGTTTCACCAACGAAGACCGCAAAGAAAACATCCGGCGTATTGCCGAAGTCACCAAGTTATTAATCAATAGCGGAGTAATCACTATTAACGCATTTATCAGCCCTACGGATGAAATCAGGCAAATGGCCATGGATATCATCGGAAGTGACAATTTTATCGAAGTCTATGTCAGCACACCTTTTGAAGTGTGCGAGCAGCGTGACACAAAAGGATTATATAAAAAAGCCCGTGAAGGTACAATCACTAACTTTACCGGCCTTGATTCACCTTTCGAACCTCCGAAAAATGCCGATGTGGAAGTAGATACTTCAATATTAAGCATCAGTTCGTGTATCGACAAAATTTTAAACATCGTTTTACCAAAAATAACTTATTGGGTATGA